Genomic window (Oncorhynchus masou masou isolate Uvic2021 chromosome 9, UVic_Omas_1.1, whole genome shotgun sequence):
GCATGCTTTGGGTTGAAACAAGAAATAATTATTCATCCTTGAAACTAAGAACGTATAAAAGCTGCTTCGTGTTCATGGTGGGTAGTTACCGTGAAGGCCTGGCCCCTGTGGAAGGGCATTCCACCAGAGCGCTCCTCCTTTCCCCATTGGTCCCTCAGCCTGCTGTTGCGTACCACTAGGGTCTCGTCAAATCGGGGGTTGTAGTGCAGCACAATCTCAGAGTTGCAGAGTAGGTTAACATTAAACCTATAGGCAAGGAGAAAAGGATGTGTGTTGGTGAGAAACCATGACAGGAGAACTGCTATAGTTGCACCCTCCAGGATGTTTTGTAAGCCTCTCTTTCTAAGCCAAGGGGTCATTGACACACACTTTCAATACCACGCAAATGAAGAACTAGAATTGCTAAAGTTCTTCTATACTTTTTTTCCTAAGGAGAACAACTTTAAAAGATTTATAATATGATTTTATTTGTGCCTATAACTCCAGGGGAAGTGAATGTCTCACTGTGGTTCCCATTTACAGTAAAGATAATAAGACAGGATCAGACCTATTTGCATTGGGGTTAACCACTCCTTGGATGTTGATGGTGCGTCCAGGGTAGAGTCCACCATTGATCATGTTCTTGTATGGAACAGCCTGGATGAAAATTGAAGATTTGAATAAATCACTCATTATGACAGACATTGATGTGATACAGTAAGTAGAAGGTAATTTACAAAGAATGGTGGCTGGACATATGGATGAGGAGCCTGTGAGGagcaacaggagagagggatCTTGACAGCATGTTGATTAATGTACTACACTTATATATTACTGTAGAAATCTGCCTAAAGACAATGACAGAGGTTATACTCGCATAACGATACAGTCACTGTACTGAATGAGGAAGTAAATCACTCTAAACTAAATATGAACTTTAGTGATCTTAAAATTCCACATCACAGGCAATatcagtagtactgaacataaaaCCAACATATAGAGACTGAAAGACAATGAAAGGAAAACAAATCAGATCTGCCCCCCAAAAATTATGAATCCGATAACCAAGAAGTGGTTGACCAATAAATGATCATTAATGATTCAGATTAACTTACTGGACATCCCGGTTGCGCGGGAAATCCCGGTTGCGCGGGAAATCCCGGTTGCGCGGGAAATCCCAGTTGCGCGGGAAATCCCGGGTGAGAAGGGAATCCCGGGTGAGAAGGGAATCCCGGGTGAGAAGGGAATCCCGGTTGCGCCGGAAATCCCGGTTGCGCCGGAAATCCCGGTTGCGCCGGAAATCCCGGTTGCGCCGGAAATCCCGGATAAGAAGGGAATCCTGGCTGTGCAGGAAAGGTGGGCTAAAAGATATTAAATCCCTTTAAAATCAGTGGGAACTTACCTTCAAATTCTCTGTACATCTAATACATGTGTTAGGTACTACTCACTGCAGGGTTCTGGAAGGCGATGGAGGTCACCTCCACTTTTCCCTCGACTGAGATGGTGTCCACTGCGTCAAACGGAATACGGTGCTTAAAGGTCATGAAATGTTTCCCATTCGCATTCAACTGAAGGCAAAGAACAGAGAACAACCATGAGCAGTCATTATGGACCTGAGGACAGTGAGTATTCCAAGTAAACCCATGAATTGAAATCCATTTTAACTCCTTAACAGACTAGCATAAATTGAGTCACACTGTAAAATAGATACAAATAGAATGATAGAATAACATAACATACAATTTCAAGAAAACAAAAGTGAACCACCATGTTAGATCATGAGTGACTGACTTCATTAAAATCATGGGGGAGCTCTGTAAGCATAATCTTTTACAATCATTCACACAAACAGACGGAAAAGGTTATTGTGTAGTCGgaatgtacagatgtaggatcttaatctgATCCCTCTTTTGTTTCTGAAAATGTTCCTACACAGCAGGAAAAGCAAACTTTTAGTGTATTCAAGATTTAAAAAGaattctaaagtttgtaatttccctTTTAAAAATGACTTGATTTGTcctaacgaaaaatgtatcaacccaattaattataatccacataataattcacatttcttgttgctgCGGGATTATTTTGGCttaaaattaagatcctacatctctaTACTCCATATACTATAGTATGGGAGGGTTTGGGTGACCTGGAAGCCGTCCCTCTGGACGGTGATCACGAGGCTGAAGCCAGAGCCATGCTGAAAGGGGGAATGCTGCTTCCGCTCCTCTGTCCCCCATCTGGACTGCTGCAAGGTGTTGACCACCACATATCCAGGGTGACTGTCATATCGTGGGTTGAAGTGAAGGGCAATGTCCGCCCCTGCCCTAGAACCACACTGCAAATTCACATGGAacctgagcgagagagagaaacagagagagagagagagagagagcgagagagagcatgtGGTTCCGGAGATGTTAACCTCTATGGGATCAGTGTCCccccgcgggacggttgagctaacgggtgctaatgtgattagcatgacattgtaagtaacaagaacatttcccagaacATAGACATGTCTTTgatgaacaagaatttaagctttctgcccatataactgcactgtccaatttacagtagctattacagtgaaaaaaataccatgctattgtttgaggagagtgcacagttatgtacttgaaaatgtatcaactgATCAATTAAGCACATTTGGGAAGACATGATACAGCATTTTGAACagtaatgcaatggttcattggatcagtctaacacatacactgctgccatctagtggccaaaatcaaaGATTCTAGACTCCTAAGTTATTTATGGCcgttctcttgcatttcaaagatgatggatcAAAAAAGagaaaatgcatgtttttt
Coding sequences:
- the LOC135546564 gene encoding galectin-9B-like isoform X1 encodes the protein MAFYNQEPFHNPRLPFTGTIQGGLQEGKTITITGKLHHGADRFHVNLQCGSRAGADIALHFNPRYDSHPGYVVVNTLQQSRWGTEERKQHSPFQHGSGFSLVITVQRDGFQLNANGKHFMTFKHRIPFDAVDTISVEGKVEVTSIAFQNPAPTFPAQPGFPSYPGFPAQPGFPAQPGFPAQPGFPAQPGFPSHPGFPSHPGFPSHPGFPAQLGFPAQPGFPAQPGFPAQPGCPAVPYKNMINGGLYPGRTINIQGVVNPNANRFNVNLLCNSEIVLHYNPRFDETLVVRNSRLRDQWGKEERSGGMPFHRGQAFTLSITCEAQCYKIVVNGNQTSTYKHRHTLLQQVNVLEVDGDLSLTSVMV
- the LOC135546564 gene encoding galectin-9B-like isoform X2 — encoded protein: MAFYNQEPFHNPRLPFTGTIQGGLQEGKTITITGKLHHGADRFHVNLQCGSRAGADIALHFNPRYDSHPGYVVVNTLQQSRWGTEERKQHSPFQHGSGFSLVITVQRDGFQLNANGKHFMTFKHRIPFDAVDTISVEGKVEVTSIAFQNPAPGFPSYPGFPAQPGFPAQPGFPAQPGFPAQPGFPSHPGFPSHPGFPSHPGFPAQLGFPAQPGFPAQPGFPAQPGCPAVPYKNMINGGLYPGRTINIQGVVNPNANRFNVNLLCNSEIVLHYNPRFDETLVVRNSRLRDQWGKEERSGGMPFHRGQAFTLSITCEAQCYKIVVNGNQTSTYKHRHTLLQQVNVLEVDGDLSLTSVMV